Genomic DNA from Anaerolineae bacterium:
ACCCTTCCATGCTGACGAATCAAACTTCGCATGGTAGGGTCCTCATGCCAGATGTTACGGAGTTTCACTTCAGTAATTTGACCCAGAGCGTAATGCGGAAAACCGTCTTGGTGGTACCGAAATAAGGCTAGTTCGCCTACTAGTTTTCTGTTCACAGCACTGGCGAGGATGTCAAGAGACATCTCCGTAGTGGATGATGGCGAACCAACTACTCCAATTCTTTCCGCTTCATCTATCATTTGTTCGAGAGTTTTTCGCTCGTCCACCATTTTCATACTCCTGATTCAGTGCGATATCCATGGAGACCTAGGAACACCTCTGAAATGTTACCCTGATATGCCTGGGCAATTTGTTGGCTGGTTACCTGCCGAAAAGTAGGAATAGCTTTCGATAAGTGCTTTACCATACGATCTGCAATATACAGAGGATAGGGTTCCATCACCGCAGGTGCACCACATTGATGACGAACCCCATGAAGTACAGTTGCTAAACGTGCCTGGTTTTTTGCTATTGCTGCGTTCATCTCTAAGCGTATCGCCGGAAGCCAAGGGTATGGTCGATAGTAAACAATTTCAATCTCAGTCAGTAGATGAATAATGTCGTCTGCAACTCTTTGAATCTCATCAGAGAGAGCTGAGGTGTTCAAATGCCATGGATCAGATGGCTGTTCAAGGCGTGTTGGTCTGGTAAACTCACCGGGCTCCAGGAGAAGAGTAAGAAGTCCTCGATCGTCATAGGCAGTAGGCCACTTTAGAATTTTCCCAATCTCTCGCCTCGTAGTGTACTTTGGTACAGCTACCCAATTTCGATCGGTGCGAGTCGAGGCCAGTACCGTAGAATACGCTTCCAGAAAAAGAGATATATCGTTAAGAAAATGCGCCGTAGTTTGTAGATAAGGGGTGCGTTGGCATTGGTTCAATGCCTGATTGAAATAAATGAAGGGTGTTGTTAGTGAGCCGTCAAGAAACACGATCGAGTGGGGAGCCTGTGAGGCCAGCTCTAATTCCATACCGATCATTAACGCTCGTAAGATTGTGCCAGTGTCGGACTCGTGTGTTTCTGTCTCAATCCAGACCAAGTGACGAGGTTCTGGCCAGTAGCGAGTTTCCGAAGGAGGAGTTAAACCCTCGACTGCTACTGCAGCTGCCGCGACCAAGTCTGTGGTCAGTAGACGTTCGATAGCGTAGGAACCATCTATGCCGCAGGTGGTGGGAATAGGAACATAGGGGAGTTCGGTGTCGCGTTGTATCCAGCCCGATCGATGGAGCTGTTCTCGCCATGAAATG
This window encodes:
- a CDS encoding DNA double-strand break repair nuclease NurA, whose protein sequence is MTESIDRPFGELPGALVEEILRRTGELSEKLLDHFEQVRASRISWREQLHRSGWIQRDTELPYVPIPTTCGIDGSYAIERLLTTDLVAAAAVAVEGLTPPSETRYWPEPRHLVWIETETHESDTGTILRALMIGMELELASQAPHSIVFLDGSLTTPFIYFNQALNQCQRTPYLQTTAHFLNDISLFLEAYSTVLASTRTDRNWVAVPKYTTRREIGKILKWPTAYDDRGLLTLLLEPGEFTRPTRLEQPSDPWHLNTSALSDEIQRVADDIIHLLTEIEIVYYRPYPWLPAIRLEMNAAIAKNQARLATVLHGVRHQCGAPAVMEPYPLYIADRMVKHLSKAIPTFRQVTSQQIAQAYQGNISEVFLGLHGYRTESGV